A part of Leishmania panamensis strain MHOM/PA/94/PSC-1 chromosome 34 sequence genomic DNA contains:
- a CDS encoding hypothetical protein (TriTrypDB/GeneDB-style sysID: LpmP.34.1350): MTQIGQLYVDRAAGAVRLDQVYRAQRTTFLVDNRHLRGFFFFDTASGDGAPQDGNGNGSDKGPSQRCHVFYLPHKVAPFCVPQRYTASSRKSMVRGVPVIRFSGMERYDHTPLLEQHFYVLNATYAASGAPMTIPWRLELSARSDLELSKITAVPYESPHWRFFGHPMFDELVLSPAQESQVQLWEPVYNLFTVDFYNYYPTTLTLDVFAVPPQCTAVLVKSTSTGNSVAEEASALTRGRTTLAATEPLELVTAQLFFLQWHVLHNASAGLHVAKKIYELYGKGRCGWHM, translated from the coding sequence ATGACACAGATTGGGCAGCTTTACGTAGACAgagccgctggcgctgttcGTCTGGACCAGGTGTaccgtgcgcagcgcactACCTTCCTCGTAGACAACCGCCACCTGCGCggctttttcttcttcgacACAGCGAGTGGCGATGGTGCTCCGCAGGACGGAAATGGCAACGGCAGTGACAAAGGCCCTTCTCAGCGCTGCCACGTCTTCTACCTGCCGCACAAAGTTGCACCCTTTtgcgtgccgcagcgctaCACTGCGTCCTCGCGCAAGTCAATGGTTCGCGGTGTGCCGGTAATTCGCTTTAGTGGGATGGAACGATACGATCACACACCGCTGTTGGAGCAGCACTTCTACGTGCTGAACGCGACTTACGCAGCATCGGGGGCACCAATGACAATTCCATGGCGGCTAGAGCTGAGCGCGCGCTCAGACCTTGAGCTGAGTAAGATCACCGCTGTCCCCTACGAGTCGCCGCATTGGCGCTTTTTCGGCCATCCCATGTTTGATGAACTTGTTCTGTCCCCCGCGCAGGAGAGCCAGGTGCAGTTGTGGGAGCCCGTGTATAATCTCTTCACAGTGGATTTCTACAACTACTACCCGACGACGCTGACTCTAGATGTCTTCGCGGTACCGCCGCAGTGTACAGCGGTGCTTGTCAAGAGCACGAGCACTGGCAATAGTGTTGCTGAAGAAGCAAGCGCATTGACACGTGGTCGAACAACTTTAGCTGCAACGGAGCCGCTGGAGCTGGTGACGGCTCAactcttttttcttcagtGGCACGTCTTGCACAACGCATCCGCGGGGCTGCACGTGGCCAAGAAAATATACGAGCTCTACGGCAAAGGAAGGTGCGGATGGCACATGTGA